Proteins from a genomic interval of Chionomys nivalis chromosome 7, mChiNiv1.1, whole genome shotgun sequence:
- the Wnk4 gene encoding serine/threonine-protein kinase WNK4 isoform X1 has protein sequence MLPPRTTENGVPMSQTEADLALRPPPALTSSGPTRLGPPPRRVRRFSGKAEPRPRSSRPNRRSSVDLGLLSSWSQPVSLLPEPPDPPDPVGHTKSPPPSAKETSEGTWTGAAPVKAADLASPELTVPSGGPGSREPPRLLDAAARERRREQEEKEDTETQAVATSPDGRYLKFDIEIGRGSFKTVYRGLDTDTTVEVAWCELQTRKLSRAERQRFSEEVEMLKGLQHPNIVRFYDSWKSVLRGQVCIVLVTELMTSGTLKTYLRRFREMKPRVLQRWSRQILRGLHFLHSRVPPILHRDLKCDNVFITGPSGSVKIGDLGLATLKRASFAKSVIGTPEFMAPEMYEEKYDEAVDVYAFGMCMLEMATSEYPYSECQNAAQIYRKVTSGTKPNSFYKVKMPEVKEIIEGCIRTDKNERFTIQDLLAHAFFREERGVHVELAEEDDGEKPGLKLWLRMEDARRGGRPRDNQAIEFLFQLGRDAAEEVAQEMVALGLVCEADYQPVARAVRERVAAIQRKREKLRKARELKVLPQESGPPPATVSLAPGATSAFPPEPEEPEADQHQSFLFRHASYSSTTSDCETDGYLSSSGFLDASDPALQPPGGVPSSPAESHLCLPSSFALSIPRSGPGSDFSPGDSCASDAASGLSDMGEGGQTRKPPVKSLRRRPRSRLRVTSVSDQNDRVVECQLQTHNSKMVTFRFDLDGDSPEEIAAAMVYNEFILPSERDGFLSRIREIIQRVETLLKRDPGPSETAEDALSPQAEPAALPALPGPPNAEPQRSISPEQRSWAAFSTSPSSPGTPLSPGTPFSLGTPPVFPCPIFQIPSPSCHSCPFSQVSSNPCPQTPSSPLLPFASAPQFPLPSSHLPVSDLHTSSPHPFPSGCSQVTLSPSPPTLPATTAGPLLSLASAFSLAVMTVAQSLLSPSPGLLSQSPPGPLPSLPLPLASCGQESLLPQMAETQNEASPNFAQPLLGEARLAPISEERKPQLVGRFQVTSSKEPAEPPLQPAPPTLSSSLKLPTPELTSESSDTEDSAAGGPETREALAESDRAAEGLGVAIEEEGNDGTRPGGSSPLLSHPSPVWMSYSYSSLCLSSEESESSGEDEEFWAELQTLRQKHLSEVETLQTLQKKEIEDLYSRLGKQPPPGIVAPAAMLSSRQRRLSKGSFPTSRRNSLQRSDLPGPGIMRRNSLSGSSTGSQEQRASKGVTFAGDVGRMVRAGPREGEPREW, from the exons ATGCTACCACCTCGGACTACGGAAAACGGGGTCCCCATGTCTCAGACCGAGGCTGACTTGGCTCTGCGGCCACCGCCGGCTCTCACCTCCTCGGGGCCAACCCGCTTGGGGCCACCTCCTCGGCGAGTGCGCCGCTTCTCTGGGAAGGCTGAACCCCGACCCCGCTCTTCACGACCGAACCGCCGCAGCTCAGTAGATTTGGGACTGCTGAGCTCCTGGTCTCAACCAGTGTCACTCCTTCCGGAACCCCCCGATCCTCCGGACCCCGTTGGCCACACGAAGAGCCCACCTCCTAGCGCCAAAGAAACCTCCGAGGGCACATGGACCGGGGCAGCCCCGGTGAAGGCTGCAGACTTGGCAAGTCCTGAGCTCACGGTGCCTTCGGGAGGTCCCGGGTCCCGGGAACCACCGAGGCTTCTTGATGCTGCAGCCCGGGAGCGGCGGcgggagcaggaagagaaagaggacacAGAGACCCAGGCTGTGGCAACGTCTCCAGACGGCCGATACCTCAAGTTTGACATTGAGATTGGAAGAGGCTCCTTCAAGACGGTGTATCGAGGGCTAGACACCGACACCACGGTAGAGGTGGCCTGGTGCGAACTGCAG ACTCGGAAACTATCTCGAGCTGAACGGCAGCGATTCTCCGAGGAGGTTGAGATGCTTAAGGGGCTGCAGCACCCCAACATCGTCCGCTTCTATGACTCGTGGAAGTCGGTGCTGAGGGGCCAGGTCTGCATCGTGCTGGTCACTGAACTCATGACCTCCGGCACGCTCAAGAC GTACCTGAGGCGGTTCCGCGAAATGAAGCCCCGAGTCCTTCAGCGCTGGAGTCGCCAAATCTTGCGGGGACTTCATTTCCTACATTCCCGCGTGCCCCCCATCCTGCATCGAGATCTCAAGTGTGACAACGTTTTCATTACCGGCCCTTCAGGCTCTGTCAAAATCGGAGATCTCGGACTGGCCACACTCAAGCGCGCCTCCTTTGCCAAGAGCGTCATCG GGACCCCGGAATTTATGGCCCCCGAGATGTATGAGGAAAAGTACGACGAGGCGGTGGACGTGTACGCCTTTGGCATGTGCATGCTGGAGATGGCTACATCTGAGTATCCCTACTCTGAGTGCCAGAACGCAGCACAAATCTACCGCAAGGTCACTTCG GGCACAAAGCCCAACAGCTTCTACAAGGTGAAGATGCCAGAGGTGAAGGAGATCATTGAAGGCTGCATTCGCACGGATAAGAACGAGAG GTTCACCATTCAGGATCTCCTGGCCCACGCGTTCTTCCGCGAGGAACGAGGTGTGCACGTGGAGCTGGCAGAAGAGGATGACGGCGAGAAGCCAGGTCTCAAACTCTGGCTGCGCATGGAGGATGCGCGGCGCGGGGGGCGCCCACGGGACAACCAGGCCATCGAGTTCCTGTTCCAGCTTGGTCGGGACGctgctgaggaggtggctcaggagATG GTAGCCTTGGGCTTAGTTTGCGAAGCTGACTACCAGCCAGTGGCCCGTGCAGTCCGGGAACGGGTTGCTGCCATCCAGCGGAAGCGGGAGAAGCTTCGCAAAGCTAGGGAGTTGAAGGTCCTTCCACAGGAGTCAGGACCTCCTCCAGCAACTGTGTCCCTGGCTCCTGGTGCCACCAGTGCCTTCCCCCCAGAGCCCGAGGAACCAGAGGCTGACCAGCACCAATCCTTCCTCTTCCGCCATGCTAGCTACTCATCTACCACCT CTGATTGCGAGACTGATGGCTACCTCAGCTCCTCCGGCTTCCTGGATGCCTCAGACCCTGCCCTTCAGCCCCCCGGGGGGGTGCCATCCAGCCCCGCTGAGTCCCATCTCTGCTTGCCCTCG AGTTTCGCCTTGTCCATTCCACGCTCTGGCCCTGGCAGTGACTTTTCTCCTGGGGACAG CTGTGCCTCAGATGCAGCATCAGGCCTCAGCGACATGGGAGAAGGGGGGCAGACGAGGAAACCTCCAGTGAAGAGTCTTCGTCGGAGACCCCGATCCCGGCTTCGGGTCACTAGT GTCTCAGACCAGAATGACAGAGTTGTGGAGTGCCAGCTCCAGACCCACAACAGCAAGATGGTGACCTTCCGATTTGATCTGGATGGGGACAGCCCGGAGGAGATTGCAGCGGCCatg GTGTACAATGAGTTCATTCTGCCCTCGGAGCGAGATGGATTCCTGAGCAGGATCCGAGAGATTATCCAGCGAGTAGAGACCCTGCTGAAGAGAGATCCTGGTCCTTCGGAGACTGCTGAAGATGCCCTGAGCCCTCAG GCAGAGCCAGCAGCACTGCCTGCCCTCCCAGGCCCACCAAATG CAGAGCCGCAGAGAAGCATCTCCCCAGAACAGAGGAGCTGGGCAGCCTTCTCCACCTCTCCATCTTCTCCTGGAACCCCCCTGTCCCCTGGAACCCCATTTTCCCTTGGGACGCCCCCTGTCTTCCCATGCCCCATCTTTCAGATTCCTTCACCCTCATGCCATTCCTGTCCATTCTCCCAGGTCTCTTCAAACCCCTGTCCGCAGACCCCCAGCTCCCCACTTCTACCCTTCGCCAGTGCTCctcagttcccactcccatcCTCTCACCTTCCTGTGAGTGACCTCCATACCAGCTCTCCCCACCCATTCCCTTCTGGTTGTTCCCAAGTCACTCTTagtccctctcctcccaccctccctgctACCACAGCAggccccctcctctctctggctAGTGCCTTCTCTCTGGCTGTGATGACCGTAGCCCAGTCCCTGTTGTCCCCTTCCCCTGGGCTTCTTTCTCAGTCTCCTCCAGGTCCCTTGCCTAGCCTGCCCCTTCCACTAGCTTCTTGTGGCCAGGAGAGCCTTTTACCCCAAATGGCTGAGACACAGAATGAG GCTTCCCCAAATTTTGCTCAGCCACTACTGGGCGAAGCTAGACTGGCACCCATCTCTGAAG AGAGGAAGCCCCAGCTTGTTGGGCGCTTCCAAGTGACTTCATCCAAGGAACCAGCAGAGCCGCCCCTACAGCCAGCACCCCCAACTCTCTCCAGTTCCCTAAAGCTTCCAACCCCTGAGCTGACCTCAGAGAgctcagacacagaggacagtGCTGCGGGAGGACCAGAGACCAGGGAGGCTCTGGCAGAGAGTGACCGTGCAGCCGAGGGCCTAGGGGTGGCGATCGAAGAGGAAGGGAATGACGGGACCCGGCCTGGAGGAAGTTCCCCACTCTTGAGTCATCCCAGCCCAGTGTGGATGAGCTACTCCTACAGCAGCCTGTGTCTGAGCAGCGAGGAGTCGGAGAGCAGTGGGGAGGATGAGGAGTTCTGGGCTGAGCTGCAGACTCTTCGGCAGAA ACACTTATCGGAAGTGGAGACACTGCAGACcctacagaaaaaagaaatcgaGGACTTGTACAGCCGGCTTGGGAAGCAGCCCCCACCTGGCATCGTAGCCCCAGCTGCTATGTTGTCCAGCCGCCAGCGCCGCCTCTCCAAGGGCAGCTTCCCCACCTCCCGCCGCAACAGCCTGCAGCGCTCTGACCTCCCTGGCCCTG GCATCATGCGAAGGAACTCCCTGAGTGGCAGCAGCACCGGCTCCCAGGAGCAGCGGGCAAGCAAGGGGGTGACATTCGCCGGGGATGTTGGCAGGATGGTGAGGGCGGGCCCAAGGGAGGgagagcccagggaatggtga
- the Wnk4 gene encoding serine/threonine-protein kinase WNK4 isoform X3, with protein sequence MLPPRTTENGVPMSQTEADLALRPPPALTSSGPTRLGPPPRRVRRFSGKAEPRPRSSRPNRRSSVDLGLLSSWSQPVSLLPEPPDPPDPVGHTKSPPPSAKETSEGTWTGAAPVKAADLASPELTVPSGGPGSREPPRLLDAAARERRREQEEKEDTETQAVATSPDGRYLKFDIEIGRGSFKTVYRGLDTDTTVEVAWCELQTRKLSRAERQRFSEEVEMLKGLQHPNIVRFYDSWKSVLRGQVCIVLVTELMTSGTLKTYLRRFREMKPRVLQRWSRQILRGLHFLHSRVPPILHRDLKCDNVFITGPSGSVKIGDLGLATLKRASFAKSVIGTPEFMAPEMYEEKYDEAVDVYAFGMCMLEMATSEYPYSECQNAAQIYRKVTSGTKPNSFYKVKMPEVKEIIEGCIRTDKNERFTIQDLLAHAFFREERGVHVELAEEDDGEKPGLKLWLRMEDARRGGRPRDNQAIEFLFQLGRDAAEEVAQEMVALGLVCEADYQPVARAVRERVAAIQRKREKLRKARELKVLPQESGPPPATVSLAPGATSAFPPEPEEPEADQHQSFLFRHASYSSTTSDCETDGYLSSSGFLDASDPALQPPGGVPSSPAESHLCLPSSFALSIPRSGPGSDFSPGDSCASDAASGLSDMGEGGQTRKPPVKSLRRRPRSRLRVTSVSDQNDRVVECQLQTHNSKMVTFRFDLDGDSPEEIAAAMVYNEFILPSERDGFLSRIREIIQRVETLLKRDPGPSETAEDALSPQAEPAALPALPGPPNAEPQRSISPEQRSWAAFSTSPSSPGTPLSPGTPFSLGTPPVFPCPIFQIPSPSCHSCPFSQVSSNPCPQTPSSPLLPFASAPQFPLPSSHLPVSDLHTSSPHPFPSGCSQVTLSPSPPTLPATTAGPLLSLASAFSLAVMTVAQSLLSPSPGLLSQSPPGPLPSLPLPLASCGQESLLPQMAETQNEASPNFAQPLLGEARLAPISEERKPQLVGRFQVTSSKEPAEPPLQPAPPTLSSSLKLPTPELTSESSDTEDSAAGGPETREALAESDRAAEGLGVAIEEEGNDGTRPGGSSPLLSHPSPVWMSYSYSSLCLSSEESESSGEDEEFWAELQTLRQKHLSEVETLQTLQKKEIEDLYSRLGKQPPPGIVAPAAMLSSRQRRLSKGSFPTSRRNSLQRSDLPGPGIMRRNSLSGSSTGSQEQRASKGVTFAGDVGRM encoded by the exons ATGCTACCACCTCGGACTACGGAAAACGGGGTCCCCATGTCTCAGACCGAGGCTGACTTGGCTCTGCGGCCACCGCCGGCTCTCACCTCCTCGGGGCCAACCCGCTTGGGGCCACCTCCTCGGCGAGTGCGCCGCTTCTCTGGGAAGGCTGAACCCCGACCCCGCTCTTCACGACCGAACCGCCGCAGCTCAGTAGATTTGGGACTGCTGAGCTCCTGGTCTCAACCAGTGTCACTCCTTCCGGAACCCCCCGATCCTCCGGACCCCGTTGGCCACACGAAGAGCCCACCTCCTAGCGCCAAAGAAACCTCCGAGGGCACATGGACCGGGGCAGCCCCGGTGAAGGCTGCAGACTTGGCAAGTCCTGAGCTCACGGTGCCTTCGGGAGGTCCCGGGTCCCGGGAACCACCGAGGCTTCTTGATGCTGCAGCCCGGGAGCGGCGGcgggagcaggaagagaaagaggacacAGAGACCCAGGCTGTGGCAACGTCTCCAGACGGCCGATACCTCAAGTTTGACATTGAGATTGGAAGAGGCTCCTTCAAGACGGTGTATCGAGGGCTAGACACCGACACCACGGTAGAGGTGGCCTGGTGCGAACTGCAG ACTCGGAAACTATCTCGAGCTGAACGGCAGCGATTCTCCGAGGAGGTTGAGATGCTTAAGGGGCTGCAGCACCCCAACATCGTCCGCTTCTATGACTCGTGGAAGTCGGTGCTGAGGGGCCAGGTCTGCATCGTGCTGGTCACTGAACTCATGACCTCCGGCACGCTCAAGAC GTACCTGAGGCGGTTCCGCGAAATGAAGCCCCGAGTCCTTCAGCGCTGGAGTCGCCAAATCTTGCGGGGACTTCATTTCCTACATTCCCGCGTGCCCCCCATCCTGCATCGAGATCTCAAGTGTGACAACGTTTTCATTACCGGCCCTTCAGGCTCTGTCAAAATCGGAGATCTCGGACTGGCCACACTCAAGCGCGCCTCCTTTGCCAAGAGCGTCATCG GGACCCCGGAATTTATGGCCCCCGAGATGTATGAGGAAAAGTACGACGAGGCGGTGGACGTGTACGCCTTTGGCATGTGCATGCTGGAGATGGCTACATCTGAGTATCCCTACTCTGAGTGCCAGAACGCAGCACAAATCTACCGCAAGGTCACTTCG GGCACAAAGCCCAACAGCTTCTACAAGGTGAAGATGCCAGAGGTGAAGGAGATCATTGAAGGCTGCATTCGCACGGATAAGAACGAGAG GTTCACCATTCAGGATCTCCTGGCCCACGCGTTCTTCCGCGAGGAACGAGGTGTGCACGTGGAGCTGGCAGAAGAGGATGACGGCGAGAAGCCAGGTCTCAAACTCTGGCTGCGCATGGAGGATGCGCGGCGCGGGGGGCGCCCACGGGACAACCAGGCCATCGAGTTCCTGTTCCAGCTTGGTCGGGACGctgctgaggaggtggctcaggagATG GTAGCCTTGGGCTTAGTTTGCGAAGCTGACTACCAGCCAGTGGCCCGTGCAGTCCGGGAACGGGTTGCTGCCATCCAGCGGAAGCGGGAGAAGCTTCGCAAAGCTAGGGAGTTGAAGGTCCTTCCACAGGAGTCAGGACCTCCTCCAGCAACTGTGTCCCTGGCTCCTGGTGCCACCAGTGCCTTCCCCCCAGAGCCCGAGGAACCAGAGGCTGACCAGCACCAATCCTTCCTCTTCCGCCATGCTAGCTACTCATCTACCACCT CTGATTGCGAGACTGATGGCTACCTCAGCTCCTCCGGCTTCCTGGATGCCTCAGACCCTGCCCTTCAGCCCCCCGGGGGGGTGCCATCCAGCCCCGCTGAGTCCCATCTCTGCTTGCCCTCG AGTTTCGCCTTGTCCATTCCACGCTCTGGCCCTGGCAGTGACTTTTCTCCTGGGGACAG CTGTGCCTCAGATGCAGCATCAGGCCTCAGCGACATGGGAGAAGGGGGGCAGACGAGGAAACCTCCAGTGAAGAGTCTTCGTCGGAGACCCCGATCCCGGCTTCGGGTCACTAGT GTCTCAGACCAGAATGACAGAGTTGTGGAGTGCCAGCTCCAGACCCACAACAGCAAGATGGTGACCTTCCGATTTGATCTGGATGGGGACAGCCCGGAGGAGATTGCAGCGGCCatg GTGTACAATGAGTTCATTCTGCCCTCGGAGCGAGATGGATTCCTGAGCAGGATCCGAGAGATTATCCAGCGAGTAGAGACCCTGCTGAAGAGAGATCCTGGTCCTTCGGAGACTGCTGAAGATGCCCTGAGCCCTCAG GCAGAGCCAGCAGCACTGCCTGCCCTCCCAGGCCCACCAAATG CAGAGCCGCAGAGAAGCATCTCCCCAGAACAGAGGAGCTGGGCAGCCTTCTCCACCTCTCCATCTTCTCCTGGAACCCCCCTGTCCCCTGGAACCCCATTTTCCCTTGGGACGCCCCCTGTCTTCCCATGCCCCATCTTTCAGATTCCTTCACCCTCATGCCATTCCTGTCCATTCTCCCAGGTCTCTTCAAACCCCTGTCCGCAGACCCCCAGCTCCCCACTTCTACCCTTCGCCAGTGCTCctcagttcccactcccatcCTCTCACCTTCCTGTGAGTGACCTCCATACCAGCTCTCCCCACCCATTCCCTTCTGGTTGTTCCCAAGTCACTCTTagtccctctcctcccaccctccctgctACCACAGCAggccccctcctctctctggctAGTGCCTTCTCTCTGGCTGTGATGACCGTAGCCCAGTCCCTGTTGTCCCCTTCCCCTGGGCTTCTTTCTCAGTCTCCTCCAGGTCCCTTGCCTAGCCTGCCCCTTCCACTAGCTTCTTGTGGCCAGGAGAGCCTTTTACCCCAAATGGCTGAGACACAGAATGAG GCTTCCCCAAATTTTGCTCAGCCACTACTGGGCGAAGCTAGACTGGCACCCATCTCTGAAG AGAGGAAGCCCCAGCTTGTTGGGCGCTTCCAAGTGACTTCATCCAAGGAACCAGCAGAGCCGCCCCTACAGCCAGCACCCCCAACTCTCTCCAGTTCCCTAAAGCTTCCAACCCCTGAGCTGACCTCAGAGAgctcagacacagaggacagtGCTGCGGGAGGACCAGAGACCAGGGAGGCTCTGGCAGAGAGTGACCGTGCAGCCGAGGGCCTAGGGGTGGCGATCGAAGAGGAAGGGAATGACGGGACCCGGCCTGGAGGAAGTTCCCCACTCTTGAGTCATCCCAGCCCAGTGTGGATGAGCTACTCCTACAGCAGCCTGTGTCTGAGCAGCGAGGAGTCGGAGAGCAGTGGGGAGGATGAGGAGTTCTGGGCTGAGCTGCAGACTCTTCGGCAGAA ACACTTATCGGAAGTGGAGACACTGCAGACcctacagaaaaaagaaatcgaGGACTTGTACAGCCGGCTTGGGAAGCAGCCCCCACCTGGCATCGTAGCCCCAGCTGCTATGTTGTCCAGCCGCCAGCGCCGCCTCTCCAAGGGCAGCTTCCCCACCTCCCGCCGCAACAGCCTGCAGCGCTCTGACCTCCCTGGCCCTG GCATCATGCGAAGGAACTCCCTGAGTGGCAGCAGCACCGGCTCCCAGGAGCAGCGGGCAAGCAAGGGGGTGACATTCGCCGGGGATGTTGGCAGGATG TGA
- the Wnk4 gene encoding serine/threonine-protein kinase WNK4 isoform X2, which produces MLPPRTTENGVPMSQTEADLALRPPPALTSSGPTRLGPPPRRVRRFSGKAEPRPRSSRPNRRSSVDLGLLSSWSQPVSLLPEPPDPPDPVGHTKSPPPSAKETSEGTWTGAAPVKAADLASPELTVPSGGPGSREPPRLLDAAARERRREQEEKEDTETQAVATSPDGRYLKFDIEIGRGSFKTVYRGLDTDTTVEVAWCELQTRKLSRAERQRFSEEVEMLKGLQHPNIVRFYDSWKSVLRGQVCIVLVTELMTSGTLKTYLRRFREMKPRVLQRWSRQILRGLHFLHSRVPPILHRDLKCDNVFITGPSGSVKIGDLGLATLKRASFAKSVIGTPEFMAPEMYEEKYDEAVDVYAFGMCMLEMATSEYPYSECQNAAQIYRKVTSGTKPNSFYKVKMPEVKEIIEGCIRTDKNERFTIQDLLAHAFFREERGVHVELAEEDDGEKPGLKLWLRMEDARRGGRPRDNQAIEFLFQLGRDAAEEVAQEMVALGLVCEADYQPVARAVRERVAAIQRKREKLRKARELKVLPQESGPPPATVSLAPGATSAFPPEPEEPEADQHQSFLFRHASYSSTTSDCETDGYLSSSGFLDASDPALQPPGGVPSSPAESHLCLPSSFALSIPRSGPGSDFSPGDSCASDAASGLSDMGEGGQTRKPPVKSLRRRPRSRLRVTSVSDQNDRVVECQLQTHNSKMVTFRFDLDGDSPEEIAAAMVYNEFILPSERDGFLSRIREIIQRVETLLKRDPGPSETAEDALSPQAEPAALPALPGPPNEPQRSISPEQRSWAAFSTSPSSPGTPLSPGTPFSLGTPPVFPCPIFQIPSPSCHSCPFSQVSSNPCPQTPSSPLLPFASAPQFPLPSSHLPVSDLHTSSPHPFPSGCSQVTLSPSPPTLPATTAGPLLSLASAFSLAVMTVAQSLLSPSPGLLSQSPPGPLPSLPLPLASCGQESLLPQMAETQNEASPNFAQPLLGEARLAPISEERKPQLVGRFQVTSSKEPAEPPLQPAPPTLSSSLKLPTPELTSESSDTEDSAAGGPETREALAESDRAAEGLGVAIEEEGNDGTRPGGSSPLLSHPSPVWMSYSYSSLCLSSEESESSGEDEEFWAELQTLRQKHLSEVETLQTLQKKEIEDLYSRLGKQPPPGIVAPAAMLSSRQRRLSKGSFPTSRRNSLQRSDLPGPGIMRRNSLSGSSTGSQEQRASKGVTFAGDVGRMVRAGPREGEPREW; this is translated from the exons ATGCTACCACCTCGGACTACGGAAAACGGGGTCCCCATGTCTCAGACCGAGGCTGACTTGGCTCTGCGGCCACCGCCGGCTCTCACCTCCTCGGGGCCAACCCGCTTGGGGCCACCTCCTCGGCGAGTGCGCCGCTTCTCTGGGAAGGCTGAACCCCGACCCCGCTCTTCACGACCGAACCGCCGCAGCTCAGTAGATTTGGGACTGCTGAGCTCCTGGTCTCAACCAGTGTCACTCCTTCCGGAACCCCCCGATCCTCCGGACCCCGTTGGCCACACGAAGAGCCCACCTCCTAGCGCCAAAGAAACCTCCGAGGGCACATGGACCGGGGCAGCCCCGGTGAAGGCTGCAGACTTGGCAAGTCCTGAGCTCACGGTGCCTTCGGGAGGTCCCGGGTCCCGGGAACCACCGAGGCTTCTTGATGCTGCAGCCCGGGAGCGGCGGcgggagcaggaagagaaagaggacacAGAGACCCAGGCTGTGGCAACGTCTCCAGACGGCCGATACCTCAAGTTTGACATTGAGATTGGAAGAGGCTCCTTCAAGACGGTGTATCGAGGGCTAGACACCGACACCACGGTAGAGGTGGCCTGGTGCGAACTGCAG ACTCGGAAACTATCTCGAGCTGAACGGCAGCGATTCTCCGAGGAGGTTGAGATGCTTAAGGGGCTGCAGCACCCCAACATCGTCCGCTTCTATGACTCGTGGAAGTCGGTGCTGAGGGGCCAGGTCTGCATCGTGCTGGTCACTGAACTCATGACCTCCGGCACGCTCAAGAC GTACCTGAGGCGGTTCCGCGAAATGAAGCCCCGAGTCCTTCAGCGCTGGAGTCGCCAAATCTTGCGGGGACTTCATTTCCTACATTCCCGCGTGCCCCCCATCCTGCATCGAGATCTCAAGTGTGACAACGTTTTCATTACCGGCCCTTCAGGCTCTGTCAAAATCGGAGATCTCGGACTGGCCACACTCAAGCGCGCCTCCTTTGCCAAGAGCGTCATCG GGACCCCGGAATTTATGGCCCCCGAGATGTATGAGGAAAAGTACGACGAGGCGGTGGACGTGTACGCCTTTGGCATGTGCATGCTGGAGATGGCTACATCTGAGTATCCCTACTCTGAGTGCCAGAACGCAGCACAAATCTACCGCAAGGTCACTTCG GGCACAAAGCCCAACAGCTTCTACAAGGTGAAGATGCCAGAGGTGAAGGAGATCATTGAAGGCTGCATTCGCACGGATAAGAACGAGAG GTTCACCATTCAGGATCTCCTGGCCCACGCGTTCTTCCGCGAGGAACGAGGTGTGCACGTGGAGCTGGCAGAAGAGGATGACGGCGAGAAGCCAGGTCTCAAACTCTGGCTGCGCATGGAGGATGCGCGGCGCGGGGGGCGCCCACGGGACAACCAGGCCATCGAGTTCCTGTTCCAGCTTGGTCGGGACGctgctgaggaggtggctcaggagATG GTAGCCTTGGGCTTAGTTTGCGAAGCTGACTACCAGCCAGTGGCCCGTGCAGTCCGGGAACGGGTTGCTGCCATCCAGCGGAAGCGGGAGAAGCTTCGCAAAGCTAGGGAGTTGAAGGTCCTTCCACAGGAGTCAGGACCTCCTCCAGCAACTGTGTCCCTGGCTCCTGGTGCCACCAGTGCCTTCCCCCCAGAGCCCGAGGAACCAGAGGCTGACCAGCACCAATCCTTCCTCTTCCGCCATGCTAGCTACTCATCTACCACCT CTGATTGCGAGACTGATGGCTACCTCAGCTCCTCCGGCTTCCTGGATGCCTCAGACCCTGCCCTTCAGCCCCCCGGGGGGGTGCCATCCAGCCCCGCTGAGTCCCATCTCTGCTTGCCCTCG AGTTTCGCCTTGTCCATTCCACGCTCTGGCCCTGGCAGTGACTTTTCTCCTGGGGACAG CTGTGCCTCAGATGCAGCATCAGGCCTCAGCGACATGGGAGAAGGGGGGCAGACGAGGAAACCTCCAGTGAAGAGTCTTCGTCGGAGACCCCGATCCCGGCTTCGGGTCACTAGT GTCTCAGACCAGAATGACAGAGTTGTGGAGTGCCAGCTCCAGACCCACAACAGCAAGATGGTGACCTTCCGATTTGATCTGGATGGGGACAGCCCGGAGGAGATTGCAGCGGCCatg GTGTACAATGAGTTCATTCTGCCCTCGGAGCGAGATGGATTCCTGAGCAGGATCCGAGAGATTATCCAGCGAGTAGAGACCCTGCTGAAGAGAGATCCTGGTCCTTCGGAGACTGCTGAAGATGCCCTGAGCCCTCAG GCAGAGCCAGCAGCACTGCCTGCCCTCCCAGGCCCACCAAATG AGCCGCAGAGAAGCATCTCCCCAGAACAGAGGAGCTGGGCAGCCTTCTCCACCTCTCCATCTTCTCCTGGAACCCCCCTGTCCCCTGGAACCCCATTTTCCCTTGGGACGCCCCCTGTCTTCCCATGCCCCATCTTTCAGATTCCTTCACCCTCATGCCATTCCTGTCCATTCTCCCAGGTCTCTTCAAACCCCTGTCCGCAGACCCCCAGCTCCCCACTTCTACCCTTCGCCAGTGCTCctcagttcccactcccatcCTCTCACCTTCCTGTGAGTGACCTCCATACCAGCTCTCCCCACCCATTCCCTTCTGGTTGTTCCCAAGTCACTCTTagtccctctcctcccaccctccctgctACCACAGCAggccccctcctctctctggctAGTGCCTTCTCTCTGGCTGTGATGACCGTAGCCCAGTCCCTGTTGTCCCCTTCCCCTGGGCTTCTTTCTCAGTCTCCTCCAGGTCCCTTGCCTAGCCTGCCCCTTCCACTAGCTTCTTGTGGCCAGGAGAGCCTTTTACCCCAAATGGCTGAGACACAGAATGAG GCTTCCCCAAATTTTGCTCAGCCACTACTGGGCGAAGCTAGACTGGCACCCATCTCTGAAG AGAGGAAGCCCCAGCTTGTTGGGCGCTTCCAAGTGACTTCATCCAAGGAACCAGCAGAGCCGCCCCTACAGCCAGCACCCCCAACTCTCTCCAGTTCCCTAAAGCTTCCAACCCCTGAGCTGACCTCAGAGAgctcagacacagaggacagtGCTGCGGGAGGACCAGAGACCAGGGAGGCTCTGGCAGAGAGTGACCGTGCAGCCGAGGGCCTAGGGGTGGCGATCGAAGAGGAAGGGAATGACGGGACCCGGCCTGGAGGAAGTTCCCCACTCTTGAGTCATCCCAGCCCAGTGTGGATGAGCTACTCCTACAGCAGCCTGTGTCTGAGCAGCGAGGAGTCGGAGAGCAGTGGGGAGGATGAGGAGTTCTGGGCTGAGCTGCAGACTCTTCGGCAGAA ACACTTATCGGAAGTGGAGACACTGCAGACcctacagaaaaaagaaatcgaGGACTTGTACAGCCGGCTTGGGAAGCAGCCCCCACCTGGCATCGTAGCCCCAGCTGCTATGTTGTCCAGCCGCCAGCGCCGCCTCTCCAAGGGCAGCTTCCCCACCTCCCGCCGCAACAGCCTGCAGCGCTCTGACCTCCCTGGCCCTG GCATCATGCGAAGGAACTCCCTGAGTGGCAGCAGCACCGGCTCCCAGGAGCAGCGGGCAAGCAAGGGGGTGACATTCGCCGGGGATGTTGGCAGGATGGTGAGGGCGGGCCCAAGGGAGGgagagcccagggaatggtga